In one window of Mercurialis annua linkage group LG4, ddMerAnnu1.2, whole genome shotgun sequence DNA:
- the LOC126678246 gene encoding uncharacterized protein LOC126678246, which yields MFDGKMCDPSDSPEWKHFSELHTEFLEEVRNIRLGLCTDVFQPFGAFGQNYSSWPVILTPYYLPPGMCMKDEFMFLTVIVPGPRNPKHQMDIFLQPLTDELNHLWEFGVETYDVHRRQNFQMKAALMWTINDFPAYSMLSGWSTSGRLACPHCMENTAAFTLKGSRKKSWFNCHRKFLPRGHMYRRNTTDFQKGKSLNKVFGQPKTEEKLLAEVDRLGFMKAYKIGVETNNAAKSTDYGWNKKSIFWDFPYWKTNLIRHNLDVMHIEKNVFDNICNIVLNFPGKTKDHAKSREELNDICDRPELAKDPVTGRFPKAICVDTVGLKMHGMKSHDCHIFIQRFLPIALRELLSKEVWEPLTELSIFFRELTSTSLTKKDLNRMRLEIPKILCKLERIFPPNFFDSMEHLPVHLPYEAMMAGLVQYHWMYPFERYLRKLKKKICNKGKVEGSISNGYLNEETAKFAAYYFLEGDPMIPERPQRNEVCDIEVDDDVDRLSIFKPQGQSVGACRKRYLEDPEIVAARTYVLLNCSEIENYREVFEGELRRGNPEISTSQIEVKFESDFAYWFQQYVQNPTVCTNPFILILTKGPRRSVRTFKGYRVNGFKFQTQAYGEEQLMMNNGVCVKGIQYVDSENDFYGVLTHIIELDYPSLPMKTTVLFKSYWFDPA from the exons ATGTTTGATGGAAAGATGTGTGACCCGTCAGACTCCCCGGAATGGAAACATTTCAGTGAATTGCATACAGAGTTTTTAGAAGAAGTTCGAAATATCAGACTAGGCCTGTGTACTGATGTGTTTCAACCATTTGGGGCCTTCGGGCAGAATTATTCATCATGGCCAGTAATTTTGACACCCTATTATCTCCCCCCAGGGATGTGTATGaaagatgagttcatgtttttaactgttattgTCCCTGGGCCTCGAAATCCTAAACACCAAATGGATATTTTTCTGCAGCCGTTGACAGATGAGCTGAACCACCTGTGGGAATTTGGAGTCGAAACATATGACGTTCACAGGCGACAAAATTTCCAAATGAAAGCGGCACTTATGTGGACGATTAATGATTTTCCCGCTTATTCTATGTTATCTGGCTGGAGCACATCTGGGAGACTTGCTTGCCCACACTGCATGGAAAATACAGCTGCTTTCACGCTTAAAGGGAGTAGAAAAAAGTCGTGGTTTAATTGCCACAGAAAGTTCTTGCCTCGTGGTCATATGTACCGTCGTAATACTACTGATTTCCAAAAAGGAAAAAGCTTAAATAAAGTATTCGGACAGCCGAAAACCGAAGAAAAATTGTTGGCAGAGGTGGACCGGTTGGGGTTTATGAAGGCATATAAAATTGGGGTTGAGACAAATAATGCGGCGAAGTCGACAGATTatggttggaataaaaaaagcatTTTCTGGGATTTTCCGTATTGGAAAACGAATCTCATTCGTCACAATCTTgatgtcatgcacattgagaaaaacGTATTCGACAACATTTGCAATATTGTACTAAATTTTcccgggaaaacaaaagaccatgcaaaatctagAGAAGAGTTGAATGACATATGTGATCGGCCTGAGTTAGCAAAAGACCCGGTTACTGGGAGATTTCCTAAGGCgat ATGTGTCGATACAGTCGGtctgaaaatgcatggaatgaaaagtcacgaCTGCCACATTTTTATACAAAGATTTCTGCCAATCGCTCTCCGTGAGCTATTATCGAAGGAAGTGTGGGAGCCGTTAACAGAGCTGAGTATCTTCTTTCGTGAGTTAACCTCCACGTCTCTAACAAAGAAAGATCTAAATCGTATGAGGCTGGAAATCCCAAAGATATTATGCAAGCTGGAACGTATTTTTCCCCCCAATTTTTTTGACTCCATGGAACATCTACCCGTACATCTTCcgtacgaagctatgatggcaggtcTGGTTCAGTATCActggatgtatccatttgaaag ATATTtgagaaaactgaaaaaaaaaatctgcaaTAAAGGGAAGGTGGAAGGAAGCATCAGTAATGGATACTTgaatgaagaaaccgcaaaATTTGCAGCTTATTACTTTTTAGAAGGTGACCCAATGATACCTGAGCGGCCGCAAAGGAATGAAGTTTGTGACATTGAAGTCGACGACGATGTTGACAGACTATCTATTTTCAAGCCGCAAGGGCAATCAGTGGGTGCTTGCCGCAAGAGATATCTTGAAGATCCTGAGATTGTTGCTGCCCGGACATATGTTCTGTTGAATtgttcagaaattgaaaattacagagA GGTTTTCGAAGGCGAGTTGCGCAGAGGAAACCCTGAAATCAGCACATCGCAAATTGAAGTAAAGTTCGAGAGTGACTTTGCCTACTGGTTTcaacaatat GTGCAAAATCCAACTGTCTGTACAAATCCCTTCATTCTTATTCTCACTAAAGGACCTCGTAGATCAGTTAGAACATTTAAGGGGTACCGTGTAAACGGATTCAAGTTTCAGACTCAAGCGTATGGGGAGGAACAACTTATGATGAATAATGGAGTCTGCGTGAAGGGAATTCAATATGTCGACagcgaaaatgacttttatggagttcTGACACACATAATTGAGCTAGACTATCCGTCGCTTCCAATGAAGACGACTGTCTTATTTAAATCTTATTGGTTCGACCCAGCGTAA